ATGATTCACGTGCTTTACATTTATTAGAGTCTCACAAGGAACATGGAACCTAGATCCCtcccatgtgcagttcacaatagggttcacactcctgaGCTGACGGGAGGTGGAGCTCAGCTTTACTCACCCATGGCTCACCACCTGCCAGTGCAGCCGGGTTCCTAACAGGCTacggaccagtaccagtccatgatCCAGGGGTTGGAGACACCTGCTATACTGGTTTCTCCTTCCACTAGAGGTTGACTGTGTTGTTTGCTTGGTAATTTGTTTCATTAGTGACTTGTCTGCAGTAGCTCTCTGAAGACTGTTTCTCTTGTGGTGTGCAGCCTCTGATGTCATCactcatattttcttgtttttatcttttggcCTAACTCCCTATGTGTTACCAGTGGGTCGATAGAAGCCACTTATTAGTCAAAGGTTGTGCTTAAGACCTTTTagccagtttaatttttttatcctttactgttggatgtgtgtgtgtgattttgacACAGCCATCACAAATCAGGGAGTTTACATTTTGCCCCACATTCAGCGAAGAACTAGCAGCTTGGAAATTCCCTTTCTGATTTCTTCTCAGAGAGAGTACATCCTTGGACATACACCAGGGGtgcatgtgatttttttatttttattttttatttttcatttcttgaaatgaagtctcgctctgtcactcaggctggagtgcagtggcgcaatctcagctgactgaaacctctgcctcctgggttcaaacgattctcctgcctcagcctcccaagtagctgggactagaggtgtgcaccaccacgcctggctattatGATTCTTTTTAAGTTTAGCTTCCTAGGAGTTGCCTCTGAGTTAGAGTAGCTTATTGTTCAGCCAGTGTTTGGTCAGTGGTTGTGCTTTAGCCCTTGGTGCCAGTGAAGCATCCACCCTTTTTGATAGATCTATGTGTGGCCTGGGGAATACTCTCAAGTCAAGCCCCACGTCCTGCTCTGATTGCTTCTGAGTGGGTGCAGCCTGGTGCAAGCACACATTCTTCCCAACCCCCAGTGTTGGTCATGATTCCAGAAGGGCTTTTCTTGGCTGTTTCTCTGGTTCTGCCTGTTAAACTTCTGGAGGCTTTGCCATTTGGGTTTGTCATACCAGTGCCATAGAGCTAGCAGCACCCTTATAATTGCTCTCCACCAAGATCTCTATGGTTTTCAACACCCTTAGGCATAGATTCTCCACCGTGTGTTCCAAATAGTCAGTCCTCTCAGGCAGAGCTTTGGAGCTCTTCATTCTTCAggccttccttccctcctgggCAGAACTTCTGCACAAGTGCCCACTTCTCCTATAGTGATACCCGCCTGTTCTATGAGTAGGTGCTAGGGGAAAGAGGTGTTAGCCCCTGATCTTCTTGGCTTGCCTTTTCTGTTGCAGAATCTCTAATCTATGAACAAGCTGGAATGGGAGCAATTGAAGTCTCAATATTGTCAGCCTACCAGGCCTGGGATAGAGCTTCTGCTCTACAAATAGGGTAGGGAACCTCAGTCCTGTCAGCTTCACCAGCAAACAGAAGTTCTGCAATACGGAGTAGAAATcatttggtctcgaactcctgacctcaggtgattctcccacctcagcctcccaaagtgctgggattacaggcgtcagccaccacgcccggcctcgtAGAAATCATTTGGGAGAGACTGGTGTCCTAAAgagaatttcaaaaatacataaataattacaGTGTCACAGAGAGGTCacataagaacagaaataaaGTCCATAAGCTCTAGCAATATGGAAGTCCTTGGTGACATTTTTTGAAGCTGGTTTAATGTGAAATATGGTTAGAGTCAAAGCCAGATTATAGAGGactaaggattaaatgaattgaGGAATGAAGATtatgcttttaaacattttagccATTCAGGGTTCCAGATAACTacatgtttcattttgcttttatctttctgttcattatgtcctatttcttttttctcataggTGAGACCTGGAACCCCTTTAAATTACAGTACCAGCTGAGAAATGTACGAGAGCGCATTGCAAAGAACCTAGTAGAGAAGGGTATTCTAACCACTGAGAAGCAGAATTTCCTGCTATTTGACATGACTACTCATCCAGTGACCAATACAACAGAGAAACAGCGCCTAGTGAAAAAACTTCAAGATAGTGTACTAGAGCGGTGGGTAAATGACCCTCAGCGTATGGACAAGCGAACACTAGCACTCCTGGTGCTAGCTCACTCCTCTGATGTGCTAGAGAATGTCTTCTCCTCTCTGACAGATGACAAGTATGACGTGGCAATGAATCGAGCCAAGGACTTAGTAGAACTGGACCCTGAAGTGGAAGGGACAAAGCCTAGTGCCACAGAAATGATCTGGGCTGTGCTGGCAGCCTTCAATAAATCTTAAAGCCAGCAGGTGGATTTCTCCTTTTCCCCTGCTGGCTGGTGACTGTCAGAGACCCCCATCACTGAGTTTTGTGTGATGAgatgttttcatcatttttgtttccttttcttgaatCAGACTTGTGATTTGGGGAGAACAACTTCAGGGCTTCTCCACAGACCTTGACCATTATAAGCAGACCTTATTTCTCCCTACACTTCGACTCCATAGGTAAATAAACTGGGTGAACCCACACGTACCCAatgaacattttctcccatttcttggTTTAGTTTCACCCAGTGTGCTTTGGATAAGCAGAAATATCTAAATGGAATTTTGAGTTCTCCAGCTATAGAATGTGAATGAGATAAAAAGCGAACTATTATGTTTTTCTAAGTTTGTTTTCTATCTTAAATACATGTTTTCACAGCCTTTGTCTCTCAGACCCTGCTAAATAATGTAGCTTATTGAAATAACTGTCGTTGAATAAGGAGCAATGAGAAACAAAACTAATTTTTGGAGCCGATGGTCTCTGGAATTGCATATCCTGCTAGTGATTTTCTCATCTTTCCTTTTCTAACCTAATGAGAATGTCCCAGATTCAATTACCTGGATCTCAAAGTCCTAGAGCCAGAAATACATTCTCTCATCCCTCTTAGCATTCTCTTGCTCCCTCATTCACTAGGGCAAAAgtctaaatgaagaaaagaaaagtctgtcTCAACACCTCGTTCATGCAATCAGCACTAGAATTtgtaaggaaggaagggaggtggCATGAAAATTTCCATTCTTGGAGTATACAACTGTCCTGTTTACCccaggccacttttttttttttttttttttgagacagggtcttgctgttgcccagggaggagtacagtggtgcaatcacagctgactgcagccttgacctccagggatcaaggatcctcctgcctcagtctcccaactaggtgggagtacaggcacatgccgccatactcggcttttttttttttttttttttttttttttttttgagagacagagtctcgctttgttgcccaggctggtcttgaattcctgggctcaagcaattcttccacctcagcctcccaaagtgctgagattactggtgtgagccactgcacccgccccTCCAGACTACTTTAAATGTCTCTGCTGTGACTGAATTGAAGGAATTGTAGGTTTCAGTTGCTGAATATATCAGTATATCTGAActccagatatttttatttcctatttttggCTTCCTACATAAATTGATAAAATCTGTCTATATTTAAGGGTTCTGGGAGTAGTTTTGTCTCTATTTAATCCATAGATGTGCTCCTAGTCATCAGTCTTATTTCAGTAAAACCATCTTTCTGGCCAAATCTCTTAAcactttttttatttcagtagtgaGGGCAATGAGAAGCTTTATTAAGAAAGATCCTATTTAAAGGGCTAAGTTGGTGTTGAAAGCATGCTGACATAAAGTCCAGTATTTGAGGATATAAAGAGGACGGGCACTGAGTTGTGCTGATGTTAagcatttattatactttaatggGATAGTGCTTCTTAACCATTATAGAACAACAAGCTGTCAAAGGGCTAATACAGATGACCCAGACCTGACATTAAATCCTCTTGATTAGAAATAattaaatgggccgggcgcggtggctcaagcctgtaatcccagcactttgggaggccgagacgggcggatcacaaggtcaggagatcgagaccatcctggctaacacggtgaaaccctgtctctactaaaaatacaaaaaactagccgggcgaggtggcgggcgcctgtagtcccagctactcgggaggctgaggcaggagaatggcgtgaacccgggaggcggagcttgcagtgagctgagatctggccactgcactccagcccgggcgacagagcaagactccgtctcaaaaaaaaaaaaaaaaaaaaaagaaataattaaatgaatgatttattcatttatctcctCTGCCAAATATACTTAGCCCCACAAAAATTCCCCAGCTCAgttaacaattttttgtttttcactttagaCATCTCTTAGGTAAATAGAGATATAAATTGTAATAGGAAACAATCTCTAAATGTGAGACTGAATAGAGCTTCAGTCTGGCTCTCTAACAGGACAAAAGCCAGTCCATGTGTTGTCTCTACCTgatttagctttttcttttctttgaacaaTTCGGCATGAATTGAAACCAGGTTTTCCTGTGGAAAGTTATAGCTTGATTGGGGGATAGAAGTTGAATTGAGTTCTTTCTTGAAACtcttagtgtttatttttatattatatctcAAGATGAGGATATCTTCAGTTTGAATCTGCATAATGTTCACTGCCAAACTCCTTCTCATTTAATGCTTATGGCCTTCACATTTCTGTATAATAAAGATCAGTTATCAGCTCTCTGGTCTCTCTGTGCACAATTTTATaacttaatttgttttcattaggAATAAGGACTTCCTATACAAGGCTAATAATTGCCTCCCCCTTTACACTAGCATTACCAGCCTGTTTAATCCTATGTAGAAAATGAGGGATACAAAAACAATTGTAACATACTTAGGCTGAGGGGCAGGACACGTCAAAGCTGACCAGATGAACACCAGCTAATGCTATAAAGCCTAAATAGTGTCTCCATctcaatcaaaataaattaaccaaTTATACCATTATTACCATGAAGAGAATGAATATGATCTGTCCTACTAATACTTGCAAATGACACCTGAATTTAGGAGCTGAAAGTCTTAAGTTCCAAATGTAGGTGACATGCCTGACTATAACAGAGTTAACATGTAAAAAATGTAAGTGTGCTTATAATTGGCTCATTGTTCTCCCTTTCTTTATAGCACAAGGGACAGTAATACATTTGTTTACTAGGATTGTTTatacttttctaatatttttatttaagacaaAGTACTGTTTCCATAAGTCATGCTTTATGCAATGTTTCTCAAAGTATATTGCAAAGACAATTGCACCAAAACGTGTGTGTGAGATAGGAGGGTACCTTGCTAAAATGCAGATCCTAGTAAATCAGTCTCCTGAGTCAGGAGGAAGccgcatttttaaagaaattctcagccaggcctgatggcccatgcctgtaattccagcactttgggaggctgcggtgggcagatcatctcaagtcaggagttcaagaccagcctggccaacacggtgaaaccctatctctactaaaaatacacaataagccaggtgtggtggcgcactcctgtaatcccagctacttgggaggctgaggcaggagaattacttgaatccgggaggcggaggttgcagtgagccaagattgtgcctgtacactccaacctgggcgatagagcaagactctgcctcaaagaaaaagaaactctctAAAAGCTTGCATGTTAAAATTTGAGAATGCCACTCTATATCTTATTGTCTATAATTCATTCATCAAAAACTATTGAGTACTTACAAATTGATGGGCACTTGCTAGGCACTGACAATAAAACATTGCATAGGGCACCATTCTAGCTCCCAAGAATGCACATTTATGTAGGCAAACAATATAATTGGTGACAAATGCTCAAATagaagtataaacataatatttggaagcacaaataaatagTATTATCCGTGGGAATGTTAGGGAAGACTTTGAGGtgttgtatttctttattatggTTATCATATATTGAGCACTTTTGTTGTGAGGTAGGTACTATGCTAACTGCtttgtatattatctcatttattacaacactgaaaaaaatactttataatgttcttttaaagaaaactcaggtgaccaggcgcggtggctcacacctgcattcctagcactttgggaggccgaagcgggtggaccacctgaggtcgggagttcaagaccacctggccaacatggtgaatccccatctctattaaaaatacaaaaattagcccagtatggcggcacacgcctgtagtcccagctactcgggaggctgaggcaggagaatcgctggaacccaggaggtagaggctatagtgagccaagatcatgtcactgcactccagcctaggtgacagagcaagactgtgtctcaaaaaaaaaaaagaaagaaagaaaactcaggtAATGAGGCTTGCCTGAGGACATAGTGCAGAGCTTCAGTTCAAACACGTTTTTAAGCAGTACACTTTCTTGCCTTCATTTGAACTAAATCTCAAAGGATCGGCTGGGCCaaggtggcctatgcctgtagtcccagcactttaggaggccaaggtgggaggatcacttgagtccaggagttcaagatcagcctgggccatagcaagaccttgtcgctattttttttttaatttttaaaaagtctcaaagGATCTTTTTGGGATAAGAGGGAAGAGCCAAGGCTACCCTACGAAGAGGAAACAATATGTACAAAATAATTAGTGATGCGCTAGAATTTCATGAATGCGTGTAGTTTTcacatatttccagaaaaaaaaaatttttttttttgatggagtttcactcttgttgcacaggctggagtgcaatggcacaatctcagctcactgaacctccgcctcccaggttcaggtgattcctgcctcagcctctttagtagctggaattacaggcacctaccaccacgtccggctaattttttatatttttagtagagatggggtttcaccatgttggccagactggtcttgaactcctgacctcaggtgatccacccgcctcggcctcccaaagtgctgggattacaggcatgagccaccaggctcggcccagaaaataagagaatatatTCAAGTTGTAAAGTAAACAAAGGATTTTGAAACTGGCAgctctttttttagagatggggtctcactttgttgccaaggctggagtgcaatggctattcACCGGCACTATCATAGCCCaatgctgcctcaaactcctggcctcaagggatcctcccgcctcagcctccccagtagctgggattacaggcatgtgcaccatGACAAgctaaactttttttgttgtttgtttaccTTGACTTACTCCTTTcctgttgcttttctttatatAGAACTGAGTttctagccaggcgcagtggctcacacctgtaatcctagtactttgggagcctgaaCAGGCAgattgcctaaggtcaggagttcaagaccagcctggccaacctggcgaaaccccatctctactaaaaatacaaaaattagacgggtgtggtggcagtcacctataatcccagctactggggaggctgaggcaggagaattgtttgaacccggggggtggaggttgcagtgagccaagattgtaccacttaattccagcctgggtgaaagaaccaaacaaacaaaaatggaagagCTGAGTTTCCCacatatcattttccttctctcaatAGCATTTCTTACAGAGCAAGTCAGCTGGACAtaaattccctcagtttttgtctAAGAAGGTCtttatttatccttcatttttgaaggataatttaactggaaatagaattctaggttgggcTGGGTACAATAGCTCACACCtttttaatcctagcactttgggaggccgaggtaggaggatcacttggccaggagtttatgaccagcctgggcaacatagccaaagCCCCAGCTCTACAACAAGAACAACAGAAATAATTCTAGGTTGGtgggttgtttttgtctttcagcaCTTTATATATTCCACTGTCTTGCATATATGCATGCATGCTTTCTGACATTAAATTATaacaaaactgaaatttaatttaGATTCTAACAGATAaaatttgttcttcctttttgcCACACATCTAAAATGCCCATAAGTGTATATTCATATGAtttctaaaaatgtgttttattctccctaaagaataaaaataatcactttaaTGCTGAAATGTTAGGtaacactgctttttttttttttctattatctgttacatgtgtgtatatactctTTGTTTCTGTGTCCACAATTCTCAAAGCCTTGGTCTGTCTTATTTTTCTCCTCAGTGAGTTCCAAGTTGTCTGTAATTTGGAAAGAGACAAACCAAacatgctttttttgttgtttttgtagagacgggggtctccctatgttgcccagcctggtctcaaactcctgggctcaaggggtcctcctgtctcgacctcccaaagtgctgggattaacaggcatgagccactgtccccagctgaAAAGTGACTGTTTATTGATAATTGAGGAAGCCATCGCTCCCAGAAAGCAGTAAAATTTTATCGAATGCAAGTCAAAGCGAGAGTCACTTCCTGGCAGAAATCTCCATTTTCTAGCAGCTCAGCTAGCTCACTTACCGCGTTAGTTTTCCTTTGAATTCCAAATTGTAAAAAAGTAAATTCAACCagagggaaaaaattaaatactcCCTAAGAGCTCTGAAGACAGACATTTTTTGTGTAGAAATTTTCCCCAGAATATAAATAATCTGGCTAccactttgtttttcttaatctaattcaacctcccaaagtatgATAGTAGATTTTATCCGAATTTACTTCAGAAGTTTACCTGGGAATCCAGGGTCTTCTACTACTTCAGAAGGGCTTCTTAACTGAATCCATGTTTCTGCCACAAGAAGAAAGTCAGTCCAATAAATGTACATCATTTTCCTGATTTAACGAGAAAAATTTTAAGCCTaagtttttcttgtatttcagAGATATTGAAATGTTTCCTCCTTATCTGAAAGTGAGACTTCTCAAAGATTTATGGATATTTAAACCCataaaatacctcaaaatatttgtaagttaGCCTTAATAATAATTCTTTTCCTCCTAGTTCTATCACCTCACCTTCTCTTGAACCCCCAAGTAGAGGCCAAAAAACTCTTGAATAAGTTAGATTAAACTGATTTATATTAATCCAAagtagatatttttttcttttggggagCAGGGAAGAAATGAGTCTAATTAAGGAGAGGAAGAGTGGAGAAGGGTGAAGATAACAGAATAGCCAAATGGATTCTCAGGAACattatgaatatttaaaaggCTGAACATTCAATCTGAGAAAGCTGACTAAAGAAAATACTGaacaaattttcttctttttttttgaaaccgagtctctctttgtcactcaggctggagtgcagtgacaccatcttggctcactgcaacctctgccttctgggtttaagtcattctcctgcctcagcctctcaaatagctgggattacaggaatgcaccacaaggtccaactagtttttgtatttttagtagagatggagtttcaccatgttggccaggctggaggctttcgaactcctggcttcaagtgatccacccgcctgggcctcccaaaatactgggattacaggcgtgaaccacagtgtCTGgccaaaaaatactttttaaatgctcaaaaagttataaaatacttttttttttctttttttttgagatagagtctcactcaattgcccaggctggagtgcaatggcacgatcttgattctgcaacctccgcctccgaggttcaagtgattctcctgcctcagcctcctgagtagctgggattacaggtctgcaccactacacccagctaatttttcttttttcctgagatgagttttgctcttgttgcccaggcaggagtgcaatggcatgatctcaggtcaccacaacctctgcctcccaggttcaagcgattctcctgcctcagcctcctgagtagctgggattacaggcatatgccaccatgcctggctaatttttttttttgtatttttagtagagaccgcttgaggtcaagagtttaagaccagctcgAGCAACATGTGCCCAgcacatgttggtcaggctggtcttgaactcctgaccccaggtgatccacccacatcggcctcccaaagtgctgggattacaggcatgagccactatgcctggcctaattttttttgtttttttgtttgtttgttttgttttgttttgtttttgagacagagtctcgctctatcacccaggctggagtgtagtggagccatctgggctcactgcaagctccgccttccaggttcacgccattctcctgcctcagcctcccgagtagctgggactacaggcgcccaccaccatgcccggctaattgtttgtatttttagtagagacagggtttcaccatgttagtcagtatggtctcgatctcctgacctagtgatccacctgcctcggcctcccaaagtgctgtgattacagacgtgagccaccatgcccggcccctaattttgtatttttaggagagatgaggtttcaccatgttggccaggctgcttgaTCCcaacctaccttggcctcccaaagtgctggaattagaggcgtgagccactgtgcccggccaagtaatattattttaaatgaggtggctagctgggcatggtggctcactcctgtaatccaagcactttgggaggctgaggtgggaggactgcttgaggtcaagagtttaagaccagcccgggcaacatagtgagaccctgtgtctattttttaaaaatgaatagtgAACATAGATAGCCAGC
This Rhinopithecus roxellana isolate Shanxi Qingling chromosome 8, ASM756505v1, whole genome shotgun sequence DNA region includes the following protein-coding sequences:
- the GOLPH3L gene encoding Golgi phosphoprotein 3-like; this encodes MTTLTHRARRTEVSKNSEKKMESEEDSNWEKSPDNEDSGDSKDIRLTLMEEVLLLGLKDKEGYTSFWNDCISSGLRGGILIELAMRGRIYLEPPTMRKKRLLDRKVLLKSDSPTGDVLLDETLKHIKATEPTETVQTWIELLTGETWNPFKLQYQLRNVRERIAKNLVEKGILTTEKQNFLLFDMTTHPVTNTTEKQRLVKKLQDSVLERWVNDPQRMDKRTLALLVLAHSSDVLENVFSSLTDDKYDVAMNRAKDLVELDPEVEGTKPSATEMIWAVLAAFNKS